One window of the Nicotiana tabacum cultivar K326 chromosome 4, ASM71507v2, whole genome shotgun sequence genome contains the following:
- the LOC107783545 gene encoding uncharacterized protein LOC107783545, with the protein MATKTTLRSSRTIFISVLLFIGVIVSMRLLHSSFEITTAGYSPRKSILTPIARNNPTDTTTANSKKLELVTFHKHTDATPAVSEPPQKKLEVQLNCTLGNLTRTCPASYYPSKSTDQNQATSSTPPPTCPDYFRWIYDDLWPWRETGITEEMVMQARRTANFRLVIVKGRAYVETYQKSFQSRDQFTLWGILQMLRRYPGKVPDLDLMFDCVDWPVIKTEFYRRPNAPAPPPLFRYCGNNASLDIVFPDWSFWGWPEINLKPWETLSKNLREGNEKVKWTDREQYAYWKGNPVVAETRMDLLKCNVSEKQDWNARLYAQDWIQEQRQGYKQSDLASQCIHRYKIYIEGSAWSVSEKYILACDSVTLLVEPHYYDFYTRGLMPLKHYWPVKDNDKCRSIKHAVDWGNTHQQEAQAIGKAASDFIQEQLKMDYVYDYMFHLLSEYAKLLKYKPVVPRKAVELCSEAMACPAEGVTKKFMLESLVEGPSDAIPCTMPPPFGPAGLHSILDGKDNSIKQVESWEQQYWKKESKQQ; encoded by the exons ACCACTGCAGGATATTCTCCACGAAAGTCAATATTAACCCCCATAGCACGCAACAATCCCACTGACACAACCACAGCTAACTCAAAGAAACTAGAACTCGTAACATTTCACAAACACACTGATGCAACGCCAGCAGTCTCAGAGCCGCCCCAAAAGAAACTGGAAGTCCAACTAAATTGTACACTTGGGAATCTCACAAGGACTTGCCCTGCTTCTTACTACCCGTCAAAATCCACGGATCAAAACCAAGCCACTTCATCAACTCCTCCGCCTACGTGTCCCGATTACTTCCGCTGGATATATGATGACCTATGGCCTTGGAGAGAAACAGGAATCACCGAAGAAATGGTAATGCAAGCCAGAAGGACGGCAAATTTCCGGTTGGTGATAGTGAAAGGAAGAGCATATGTTGAGACATATCAGAAGTCATTTCAAAGCAGAGACCAATTCACATTGTGGGGTATTTTACAAATGTTACGTAGGTACCCGGGTAAAGTTCCTGATTTGGACCTGATGTTCGACTGTGTTGACTGGCCAGTCATAAAAACTGAATTCTACCGACGCCCTAATGCCCCTGCTCCTCCACCTCTGTTCCGATACTGTGGGAACAATGCCAGTTTGGATATTGTTTTTCCAGATTGGTCATTCTGGGGATG GCCAGAGATTAATTTAAAGCCTTGGGAAACTTTGTCGAAAAATTTAAGAGAAGGCAATGAGAAGGTGAAATGGACCGACAGGGAACAATATGCCTATTGGAAGGGCAATCCTGTTGTTGCTGAAACCAGGATGGATCTGCTCAAGTGCAATGTTTCAGAAAAGCAGGACTGGAATGCACGACTATACGCTCAG GACTGGATTCAAGAACAGAGGCAAGGTTACAAGCAATCAGACTTAGCTAGTCAGTGCATCCACAG ATACAAGATTTATATAGAAGGATCTGCATGGTCTGTGAGTGAAAAATACATTCTGGCATGTGATTCTGTTACGTTACTTGTAGAACCCCACTACTACGATTTCTACACCAGAGGTTTGATGCCGCTGAAACATTACTGGCCCGtaaaagacaatgacaaatgccGTTCTATCAAGCATGCTGTCGACTGGGGAAACACTCATCAACAAGAG GCACAGGCCATTGGTAAGGCAGCAAGCGATTTCATTCAAGAACAACTCAAAATGGATTATGTGTATGACTACATGTTCCATCTATTGAGCGAGTACGCGAAGCTCTTGAAATACAAGCCTGTTGTACCACGAAAAGCAGTTGAGCTTTGTTCAGAAGCAATGGCATGCCCAGCTGAAGGAGTGACAAAGAAGTTCATGTTAGAATCTCTCGTTGAAGGCCCCTCGGACGCAATACCTTGCACCATGCCACCTCCCTTTGGTCCTGCAGGCCTTCACTCTATTCTTGATGGAAAAGACAATTCAATAAAACAAGTTGAATCGTGGGAACAACAATACTGGAAGAAAGAAAGCAAACAACAATGA